In Oceaniferula flava, one genomic interval encodes:
- the prfA gene encoding peptide chain release factor 1 yields MDYSTLIEQRRERFAEVEQLITDPDLFSDPKRGKSVMSEHARLKDLLAMWDELESAKTNLEENRELAKEEDPEMAEMAEMEIPELEKKIETLSEQLQYALLPRDEAEDRDALLEIRSGAGGDEAAIFAGEVMRMYQRYAEQRSWKYEVIDAMPSEAGGFSKAVMKITGEEVFRYLKYESGVHRVQRVPATETQGRIHTSTCTVAVMPEAEDVDVELKMEELEIKATRSGGPGGQHVNTTDSAVQITHLPTGIQVKCQDGRSQTQNKEKALEIIRAKLFEEKQRKQAEEYSAQRRSLIGSGDRSEKIRTYNFPQSRITDHRIGFTTHNMDGIFDGDLFELTEALQKVEMAQKLEDAGM; encoded by the coding sequence ATGGACTACAGCACTCTCATCGAACAACGCCGCGAACGCTTCGCGGAGGTCGAACAGCTCATCACCGATCCAGACCTCTTCTCCGATCCCAAACGCGGCAAGTCCGTGATGAGTGAACACGCTCGTCTCAAGGACCTGCTGGCCATGTGGGATGAACTGGAATCGGCCAAAACCAACCTCGAGGAAAACCGCGAGCTCGCCAAAGAGGAGGACCCGGAAATGGCTGAGATGGCCGAAATGGAAATCCCCGAACTGGAAAAAAAGATCGAAACACTCTCGGAGCAGCTGCAATACGCCCTGCTGCCACGTGATGAAGCCGAGGACCGCGATGCCTTGTTAGAAATCCGCTCCGGCGCCGGCGGCGACGAAGCAGCCATCTTTGCCGGGGAAGTGATGCGTATGTATCAGCGCTACGCCGAGCAGCGCAGCTGGAAATACGAAGTCATCGATGCCATGCCGTCCGAAGCCGGTGGCTTCTCCAAAGCTGTGATGAAAATCACCGGGGAAGAGGTGTTCCGTTACTTGAAATACGAGTCCGGCGTGCACCGCGTCCAGCGAGTTCCCGCCACCGAGACCCAAGGCCGCATTCACACCTCCACCTGCACCGTGGCCGTCATGCCCGAGGCCGAAGACGTCGATGTGGAACTGAAAATGGAAGAGCTTGAGATCAAAGCCACCCGCTCCGGCGGCCCCGGCGGTCAGCACGTCAACACCACCGACTCCGCGGTCCAGATTACCCACCTTCCCACCGGCATCCAGGTGAAGTGTCAGGACGGTCGCTCCCAGACTCAGAACAAAGAGAAAGCCTTGGAAATTATCCGCGCCAAGCTGTTCGAGGAAAAGCAGCGCAAGCAAGCCGAGGAATACTCCGCTCAGCGCCGCTCATTGATCGGATCCGGTGATCGCTCGGAGAAAATCCGCACCTACAACTTCCCCCAATCGCGCATCACCGATCACCGCATCGGCTTCACCACCCACAATATGGACGGCATCTTCGATGGCGACCTGTTCGAACTCACCGAGGCGCTGCAAAAAGTGGAGATGGCACAGAAACTCGAAGACGCAGGAATGTAG
- the truB gene encoding tRNA pseudouridine(55) synthase TruB — MSQNPLITDAPCGVLLIDKEPDMTSHDAVAICRRQLKFKKIGHCGTLDPMATGLLMLVIGKATKIQDLLMSEDKEYTGTMTLGITTGSQDKESDIVEEKEVPPFTDEEIDAAFKKYVGPFEQTPPMVSAIKKNGVPLYKLARKGIEVERKARAVYVTDYEITRTAVPEVDFKVNCSKGFYVRTYAHDIGQDLGCGAHLSALRRTRSGKFTVDRAMTAADLKTATAEDIKNSLISLAEISLMRGA, encoded by the coding sequence ATGTCCCAGAATCCACTCATCACCGATGCGCCTTGCGGTGTCTTGCTCATCGACAAGGAGCCTGACATGACCTCGCACGATGCCGTCGCGATCTGTCGCCGACAGCTCAAGTTTAAAAAAATCGGCCACTGCGGCACCCTCGACCCCATGGCCACCGGACTGCTGATGTTAGTCATCGGCAAGGCCACGAAGATTCAGGACCTGCTGATGTCCGAGGACAAGGAATACACCGGCACCATGACTCTGGGCATCACCACCGGCTCCCAGGACAAGGAAAGCGACATTGTCGAAGAGAAGGAAGTGCCACCTTTCACGGACGAGGAAATCGACGCCGCCTTCAAAAAATACGTCGGCCCCTTCGAGCAGACGCCCCCCATGGTCTCCGCGATTAAAAAGAACGGCGTGCCCCTCTACAAACTCGCCCGCAAAGGCATCGAGGTGGAACGCAAGGCCCGCGCGGTTTACGTCACCGACTACGAAATCACTCGCACCGCCGTGCCGGAAGTCGATTTCAAAGTGAACTGCTCAAAAGGCTTCTACGTCCGCACTTACGCCCACGACATCGGCCAGGACCTCGGTTGCGGCGCCCACCTCTCCGCACTCCGCCGCACCCGCTCCGGCAAGTTCACCGTCGACCGCGCCATGACTGCCGCCGACCTGAAAACAGCCACCGCCGAAGACATCAAAAACTCCCTCATTTCCCTCGCCGAAATTTCCCTCATGAGAGGTGCCTAG
- a CDS encoding DHH family phosphoesterase — translation MSENSTYAEITEAIRAHDSFILLSHIRPDGDAIGSQLALGHALEAMGKTVHYINEDGLPDNLSFMAESQRIQTPPAEPLDVQVCIALDCATKPRLGENALHAASKAKLWINIDHHISNPAYGDLNHIDSTSPATGQILYQLIKSADMPLPDATRDAIYVAVSTDTGSFQYSNTTAATYEMAADLVRRGLDVGTINAQIYDSNPYRKIELLRSLLNTLQLENDGKVAHWELPYSVKEEYNLKPEDSEDQIDLIRGIDGVVAAAFFEELEDGKIRVSLRAKDDTFNACETAQLFGGGGHARAAGIRMAGPISDAREKVLAAISNAIS, via the coding sequence ATGAGTGAAAATTCCACCTACGCCGAAATCACCGAGGCCATCCGCGCCCACGACTCCTTCATCCTCCTCAGCCACATTCGCCCCGACGGCGATGCCATCGGCTCCCAGCTCGCACTCGGCCACGCCCTCGAGGCCATGGGTAAAACCGTGCACTACATCAATGAGGACGGCCTGCCTGACAACTTGAGCTTCATGGCGGAAAGCCAACGCATCCAAACACCGCCGGCAGAACCGCTCGATGTCCAGGTCTGCATCGCTCTCGACTGCGCCACCAAACCACGCCTCGGCGAGAATGCCCTGCACGCCGCTTCCAAAGCCAAGCTCTGGATCAACATCGATCACCATATTTCCAACCCGGCCTACGGCGATCTAAATCACATCGACTCCACTTCGCCTGCCACCGGCCAGATTCTCTACCAACTGATCAAGAGCGCCGACATGCCGCTGCCGGATGCCACCCGCGATGCCATCTACGTCGCCGTTTCCACCGACACCGGCTCGTTCCAATATTCCAACACCACCGCAGCCACCTACGAAATGGCGGCCGACCTGGTCCGCCGCGGTCTCGACGTCGGCACCATCAACGCCCAGATTTACGACAGCAACCCTTACCGCAAAATCGAACTGCTGCGTTCACTGCTGAACACCCTGCAGTTAGAAAACGACGGCAAGGTCGCCCACTGGGAGCTGCCTTACTCGGTGAAGGAAGAATACAATCTCAAACCAGAGGACTCCGAGGACCAGATCGATCTGATTCGCGGTATCGATGGAGTCGTTGCCGCTGCCTTCTTCGAGGAGCTCGAAGACGGTAAGATCCGCGTATCGCTGCGCGCGAAAGACGATACCTTCAACGCCTGTGAGACCGCCCAGCTCTTTGGTGGCGGCGGTCACGCCCGCGCCGCCGGCATCCGCATGGCCGGCCCCATCAGCGACGCCCGCGAAAAAGTGCTCGCTGCGATTTCCAACGCTATTTCCTAA
- the cdaA gene encoding diadenylate cyclase CdaA — MEFLSENWTAGVEILILWIGLYQIYRVFRKTRGARILLGLALLLMVLSSVSLLLDLKVIWWLLYKVLALMAFGLIVIFQPELRNALARLGSSRLFSFSQTQRHEFLDTFADAVGQLSKKRIGALFAFERAISLKDHLETGVELDAVFSPEFALTVFHPKTALHDGGMIIAQNRVAGAGCVFPVSSRELADRSTGLRHRAAIGLTEETDCVAVVVSEETGQISICVDGKLDRGLTEEEFREAMESIFLPKEQNNDEEDVEETLAGEADDADRRGDDLVPD; from the coding sequence GTGGAATTTCTCAGTGAAAATTGGACGGCAGGTGTGGAGATTTTGATCCTGTGGATTGGACTCTACCAGATCTACCGTGTCTTCAGAAAAACACGCGGGGCAAGGATTCTTCTGGGCTTGGCGCTGTTGCTGATGGTGCTGTCTTCGGTTTCGCTATTGTTAGATCTGAAGGTGATCTGGTGGTTGCTCTACAAGGTGCTGGCGCTGATGGCCTTTGGTTTGATCGTGATTTTCCAACCTGAGCTGAGAAATGCCTTGGCGCGGCTGGGGAGTAGTCGCTTGTTTTCCTTTTCCCAAACCCAGCGGCACGAGTTCCTCGACACCTTTGCGGATGCGGTCGGGCAGCTGTCGAAGAAACGCATCGGAGCGCTTTTTGCCTTCGAGCGGGCGATCTCGCTGAAGGATCATTTGGAGACCGGCGTGGAGCTTGACGCGGTCTTTTCCCCGGAGTTCGCACTGACTGTCTTTCACCCGAAAACGGCGCTACACGATGGCGGCATGATCATCGCCCAGAACCGGGTGGCGGGGGCTGGCTGTGTTTTCCCCGTGAGCTCGCGTGAGCTGGCCGACCGGAGCACCGGGCTGCGTCACCGCGCGGCCATTGGCTTAACCGAGGAGACCGACTGTGTGGCGGTGGTGGTCAGTGAGGAAACCGGCCAAATTTCCATCTGTGTCGATGGCAAGCTGGACCGCGGCCTCACCGAAGAGGAATTCCGCGAGGCGATGGAATCTATATTTTTACCCAAGGAGCAAAACAATGATGAAGAAGATGTTGAAGAAACACTGGCCGGCGAAGCTGATGACGCTGATCGTCGCGGTGATGATTTGGTTCCTGATTAA
- the bioD gene encoding dethiobiotin synthase, which yields MKGLFITGTDTGAGKTYVSSLIIEALRAEGHKAVGYKPICCGGREDAYALKQASGDEVDLERVNPCWMRTPAAPYVAGMFENRELEIPSLVQGCHDLASDHELVIAEGVGGWMVPISKEYMVADLARDIGLPVVLVVGNKLGALNQTLLTVQAMRAAGIEPAGMVFNNLVDELDTAAITNKGIAEDLTGVEVLMDVIHGQESVEAWPFEDLIG from the coding sequence TTGAAAGGACTATTTATAACCGGAACGGACACCGGGGCGGGCAAAACCTATGTGAGCTCGTTGATTATCGAAGCGCTGCGTGCCGAAGGGCACAAGGCAGTGGGTTACAAACCGATCTGCTGCGGCGGACGCGAAGATGCCTACGCACTGAAACAAGCATCGGGCGACGAAGTGGATCTGGAGCGGGTGAACCCGTGCTGGATGCGCACTCCCGCGGCTCCCTATGTGGCAGGGATGTTTGAAAACCGGGAGTTGGAAATTCCCTCACTGGTGCAGGGCTGCCACGATCTGGCGAGCGATCATGAACTGGTCATCGCCGAGGGCGTGGGCGGCTGGATGGTTCCGATTTCCAAGGAATACATGGTCGCCGACCTCGCACGCGACATCGGTTTGCCGGTCGTCCTGGTGGTGGGTAACAAGCTGGGCGCACTGAACCAGACGCTGCTCACGGTGCAGGCCATGCGTGCGGCAGGCATCGAGCCGGCCGGTATGGTCTTTAACAACTTGGTCGACGAACTCGATACGGCGGCGATCACCAACAAAGGCATAGCCGAGGACCTCACGGGAGTCGAAGTTCTGATGGACGTGATCCACGGTCAGGAAAGCGTGGAAGCGTGGCCGTTCGAAGACTTAATCGGCTGA
- a CDS encoding GNAT family N-acetyltransferase, protein MIDMLVRLYELPDSCPVYDRVEQQGIILRRARAYERHIVAAWAGEHFSPKWESEVKVAFSRQPVTCYIATKDKEILGFACYETTAKGFYGPTGVNEAARGTGIGKALLFMAMEGLKDLGYVYGMIGGVGPREFYEKAIGAVEIPGSDPGIYRDILPG, encoded by the coding sequence ATGATTGACATGTTAGTGAGGCTCTATGAGCTGCCGGACTCCTGCCCGGTCTACGATCGGGTGGAGCAGCAGGGGATTATCCTCCGTCGGGCGCGAGCCTACGAGCGACACATCGTCGCCGCCTGGGCCGGTGAGCACTTTTCCCCGAAGTGGGAGAGCGAAGTGAAGGTCGCCTTTTCGCGTCAGCCGGTGACTTGCTACATCGCAACCAAGGACAAGGAGATCCTCGGTTTTGCCTGCTATGAAACCACCGCGAAGGGCTTCTATGGTCCGACCGGCGTGAACGAAGCTGCTCGCGGCACGGGGATCGGAAAAGCACTGTTGTTCATGGCCATGGAAGGGCTCAAGGATCTGGGATACGTCTATGGCATGATCGGCGGCGTTGGTCCGCGCGAATTCTATGAAAAAGCCATCGGTGCCGTCGAGATCCCCGGAAGTGACCCCGGCATCTACCGCGACATCCTCCCCGGATAG
- a CDS encoding ubiquinone/menaquinone biosynthesis methyltransferase, with product MQDPTYVKKAFSRIADRYVVTNHVLSLGTDILWRKKVGGMVADWKPSRILDVATGTGDLALELQRRCPDAQVTGSDFCPEMLAHAAEDGVRETIVADAMNMPFEDDSYDVLTVAFGLRNMASWPDALTEMRRVLKPGGHLLVLDFSLPTGVMRGPYRFYLNKVLPKIAGLMTGEGDAYEYLAGTIEQFPSGKDMCELIESTGFTDAQADPLTFGVASIYTATA from the coding sequence ATGCAGGACCCTACCTACGTCAAAAAAGCATTCAGCCGCATTGCCGATCGCTATGTGGTGACCAATCACGTGCTCAGCCTGGGCACGGATATTCTCTGGCGGAAAAAAGTCGGGGGCATGGTGGCCGATTGGAAACCGAGCCGTATCCTCGACGTCGCCACCGGCACCGGTGATTTAGCTCTGGAACTGCAGCGTCGATGCCCGGATGCCCAGGTGACGGGATCTGATTTCTGCCCTGAAATGCTCGCCCATGCTGCGGAAGACGGGGTGAGGGAAACCATCGTGGCCGATGCCATGAACATGCCCTTCGAGGATGATTCTTATGACGTGCTCACCGTGGCCTTTGGTCTTAGGAACATGGCGAGCTGGCCGGATGCACTGACGGAAATGCGTCGCGTGCTCAAGCCGGGTGGCCATCTCCTGGTGCTCGACTTCTCGCTGCCGACCGGAGTGATGCGTGGACCGTATCGCTTTTACCTGAACAAGGTGCTGCCGAAAATTGCCGGGCTGATGACCGGTGAGGGGGACGCCTACGAATACCTCGCAGGGACCATTGAACAATTCCCCAGCGGCAAGGACATGTGTGAGCTTATCGAGTCGACAGGTTTCACCGATGCCCAAGCCGACCCCTTGACCTTTGGGGTGGCGAGTATCTACACGGCCACGGCGTGA
- the hisC gene encoding histidinol-phosphate transaminase gives MSIQKFANQFVCDLVAYEPGKPIEETARELGLEPDSIVKLASNENSLGPAPSAIAAMEKEASGVHIYPDGGGYKLRTALAEKYDLGLENVVLGNGSNEIIELLCHCFLNPNAELIAAEHAFVVYKLMATLFGAKYVEVTDPDFIHDVDGMADAITENTRLVFIANPNNPTGTLVGQEALDRFMDRLPDHVVAVFDEAYFEFLEDAPDTLKYVREGKNVCVLRTFSKAYGLAGLRIGYGLAAPQVASILQKARQPFNANSMAQVAALAAMADEEHVKNTLDMNNAGLRFYEQAFSERGLEYVPSVANFILVKVGDGDALFQNMLKKGVIVRAMSGYKLPEWVRISVGTEAENQRCIEVLDEVLPAIASV, from the coding sequence ATGTCGATTCAGAAATTCGCCAATCAATTTGTCTGCGATCTCGTTGCTTACGAGCCAGGGAAACCTATCGAGGAAACCGCACGGGAGCTTGGCCTGGAGCCAGATTCCATCGTGAAGTTGGCATCGAATGAAAACTCACTGGGGCCTGCTCCGTCAGCCATTGCGGCGATGGAAAAGGAGGCTTCGGGGGTGCACATTTACCCGGACGGAGGTGGCTACAAGCTGCGCACCGCCCTGGCGGAAAAATACGACTTGGGTCTGGAAAATGTGGTGCTCGGCAATGGTTCGAACGAAATCATTGAGCTGCTTTGCCACTGTTTCCTGAATCCGAATGCCGAGCTGATCGCCGCGGAGCACGCCTTTGTGGTCTATAAGCTGATGGCGACCCTGTTCGGTGCCAAGTATGTGGAGGTGACGGATCCGGACTTCATCCACGACGTCGACGGCATGGCGGATGCGATCACGGAGAACACCCGATTGGTATTCATCGCCAATCCTAACAATCCAACCGGAACCCTGGTCGGTCAGGAGGCGCTCGATCGCTTTATGGATCGCTTGCCGGACCACGTGGTCGCTGTATTTGACGAAGCCTATTTTGAATTTCTCGAAGACGCACCGGACACGCTGAAGTATGTCCGCGAGGGGAAAAACGTCTGTGTCCTGCGCACCTTCTCGAAGGCGTATGGCCTGGCCGGTCTGCGGATTGGTTACGGATTGGCAGCGCCCCAGGTGGCATCGATTCTGCAGAAAGCCCGTCAGCCATTCAATGCCAACTCGATGGCACAGGTTGCGGCTCTGGCGGCGATGGCCGACGAAGAACACGTGAAAAACACGCTGGATATGAACAATGCCGGTCTGCGTTTTTATGAACAGGCATTCAGCGAGCGCGGACTCGAATACGTGCCCAGCGTCGCCAACTTCATCCTGGTGAAGGTGGGTGACGGTGATGCGCTGTTCCAGAACATGCTGAAAAAAGGCGTCATTGTCCGTGCCATGAGCGGCTACAAGCTTCCGGAATGGGTGCGGATTTCGGTGGGCACCGAAGCCGAGAACCAGCGCTGCATCGAGGTTCTTGACGAGGTGCTGCCAGCGATTGCATCGGTATGA